In the Hordeum vulgare subsp. vulgare chromosome 7H, MorexV3_pseudomolecules_assembly, whole genome shotgun sequence genome, one interval contains:
- the LOC123412864 gene encoding uncharacterized protein LOC123412864 isoform X2, translating to MLERAPVPAPARLVQHAPSAPAVLTEVSLHAGRRISARWPPPPHLCPLASHVSFQSGEGIQGPGAQEQRARHARRHLPLQGHQAELPWCGEELMYKYLLGRDLLRYHINSHLQINQVVFFCRLMEGTSSKAIVILATGDCLGVALGNGDMSWKDFLSRAAGRRAKSYTMDTIFSHKMWS from the exons ATGCTGGAGCGCGCCCCGGTGCCGGCGCCGGCTCGGCTGGTGCAGCACGCGCCGAGCGCTCCCGCGGTGCTGACGGAGGTGTCTCTGCACGCTGGCCGCCGCATCTCTGCCcgctggccgccgccgccgcatctCTGCCCGCTGGCCAGCCATGTCTCCTTCCAATCCGGGGAAGGAATTCAGGGACCTGGTGCTCAGGAGCAGCGAGCTCGCCACgctcgccgccatcttccacttCAG GGGCACCAAGCCGAGCTACCTTGGTGTGGAGAAGAGCTCATGTACAAGtatttattagggagagatttgcTGAGATATCACATAAATTCCCACTTACAG ATCAATCAAGTTGTGTTCTTCTGCCGTCTCATGGAAGGGACTTCATCTAAAGCTATTGTAATTCTTGCAACTGGAGACTGTCTTGGAGTTGCACTAGGTAATGGTGATATGTCCTGGAAAGATTTTCTTTCTCGTGCTGCTGGAAG GAGAGCCAAAAGCTATACCATGGACACAATTTTCTCCCATAAGATGTGGAGCTGA
- the LOC123412864 gene encoding uncharacterized protein LOC123412864 isoform X3, with protein MLERAPVPAPARLVQHAPSAPAVLTEVSLHAGRRISARWPPPPHLCPLASHVSFQSGEGIQGPGAQEQRARHARRHLPLQGHQAELPWCGEELMYKYLLGRDLLRYHINSHLQINQVVFFCRLMEGTSSKAIVILATGDCLGVALGNGDMSWKDFLSRAAGRLQKQR; from the exons ATGCTGGAGCGCGCCCCGGTGCCGGCGCCGGCTCGGCTGGTGCAGCACGCGCCGAGCGCTCCCGCGGTGCTGACGGAGGTGTCTCTGCACGCTGGCCGCCGCATCTCTGCCcgctggccgccgccgccgcatctCTGCCCGCTGGCCAGCCATGTCTCCTTCCAATCCGGGGAAGGAATTCAGGGACCTGGTGCTCAGGAGCAGCGAGCTCGCCACgctcgccgccatcttccacttCAG GGGCACCAAGCCGAGCTACCTTGGTGTGGAGAAGAGCTCATGTACAAGtatttattagggagagatttgcTGAGATATCACATAAATTCCCACTTACAG ATCAATCAAGTTGTGTTCTTCTGCCGTCTCATGGAAGGGACTTCATCTAAAGCTATTGTAATTCTTGCAACTGGAGACTGTCTTGGAGTTGCACTAGGTAATGGTGATATGTCCTGGAAAGATTTTCTTTCTCGTGCTGCTGGAAG ATTGCAAAAGCAGAGGTGA
- the LOC123412864 gene encoding uncharacterized protein LOC123412864 isoform X1 produces MLERAPVPAPARLVQHAPSAPAVLTEVSLHAGRRISARWPPPPHLCPLASHVSFQSGEGIQGPGAQEQRARHARRHLPLQGHQAELPWCGEELMYKYLLGRDLLRYHINSHLQINQVVFFCRLMEGTSSKAIVILATGDCLGVALGNGDMSWKDFLSRAAGRFFLLMKYPDCKSRGDFVM; encoded by the exons ATGCTGGAGCGCGCCCCGGTGCCGGCGCCGGCTCGGCTGGTGCAGCACGCGCCGAGCGCTCCCGCGGTGCTGACGGAGGTGTCTCTGCACGCTGGCCGCCGCATCTCTGCCcgctggccgccgccgccgcatctCTGCCCGCTGGCCAGCCATGTCTCCTTCCAATCCGGGGAAGGAATTCAGGGACCTGGTGCTCAGGAGCAGCGAGCTCGCCACgctcgccgccatcttccacttCAG GGGCACCAAGCCGAGCTACCTTGGTGTGGAGAAGAGCTCATGTACAAGtatttattagggagagatttgcTGAGATATCACATAAATTCCCACTTACAG ATCAATCAAGTTGTGTTCTTCTGCCGTCTCATGGAAGGGACTTCATCTAAAGCTATTGTAATTCTTGCAACTGGAGACTGTCTTGGAGTTGCACTAGGTAATGGTGATATGTCCTGGAAAGATTTTCTTTCTCGTGCTGCTGGAAG ATTCTTTCTTTTGATGAAATACCCAGATTGCAAAAGCAGAGGTGATTTTGTGATGTGA
- the LOC123412864 gene encoding uncharacterized protein LOC123412864 isoform X5, giving the protein MLERAPVPAPARLVQHAPSAPAVLTEVSLHAGRRISARWPPPPHLCPLASHVSFQSGEGIQGPGAQEQRARHARRHLPLQGHQAELPWCGEELMYKYLLGRDLLRYHINSHLQINQVVFFCRLMEGTSSKAIVILATGDCLGVALDSFF; this is encoded by the exons ATGCTGGAGCGCGCCCCGGTGCCGGCGCCGGCTCGGCTGGTGCAGCACGCGCCGAGCGCTCCCGCGGTGCTGACGGAGGTGTCTCTGCACGCTGGCCGCCGCATCTCTGCCcgctggccgccgccgccgcatctCTGCCCGCTGGCCAGCCATGTCTCCTTCCAATCCGGGGAAGGAATTCAGGGACCTGGTGCTCAGGAGCAGCGAGCTCGCCACgctcgccgccatcttccacttCAG GGGCACCAAGCCGAGCTACCTTGGTGTGGAGAAGAGCTCATGTACAAGtatttattagggagagatttgcTGAGATATCACATAAATTCCCACTTACAG ATCAATCAAGTTGTGTTCTTCTGCCGTCTCATGGAAGGGACTTCATCTAAAGCTATTGTAATTCTTGCAACTGGAGACTGTCTTGGAGTTGCACTAG ATTCTTTCTTTTGA
- the LOC123412864 gene encoding uncharacterized protein LOC123412864 isoform X4 — protein MLERAPVPAPARLVQHAPSAPAVLTEVSLHAGRRISARWPPPPHLCPLASHVSFQSGEGIQGPGAQEQRARHARRHLPLQGHQAELPWCGEELMYKYLLGRDLLRYHINSHLQINQVVFFCRLMEGTSSKAIVILATGDCLGVALDCKSRGDFVM, from the exons ATGCTGGAGCGCGCCCCGGTGCCGGCGCCGGCTCGGCTGGTGCAGCACGCGCCGAGCGCTCCCGCGGTGCTGACGGAGGTGTCTCTGCACGCTGGCCGCCGCATCTCTGCCcgctggccgccgccgccgcatctCTGCCCGCTGGCCAGCCATGTCTCCTTCCAATCCGGGGAAGGAATTCAGGGACCTGGTGCTCAGGAGCAGCGAGCTCGCCACgctcgccgccatcttccacttCAG GGGCACCAAGCCGAGCTACCTTGGTGTGGAGAAGAGCTCATGTACAAGtatttattagggagagatttgcTGAGATATCACATAAATTCCCACTTACAG ATCAATCAAGTTGTGTTCTTCTGCCGTCTCATGGAAGGGACTTCATCTAAAGCTATTGTAATTCTTGCAACTGGAGACTGTCTTGGAGTTGCACTAG ATTGCAAAAGCAGAGGTGATTTTGTGATGTGA